In a single window of the Desulfonatronovibrio magnus genome:
- a CDS encoding P-II family nitrogen regulator, whose amino-acid sequence MKKLEIITRPFKIDEIKDALTNMGIKGMTLIEVKGFGRQHGHKEVYRGAEYQVDFLSKVKMEIIIDDDLVDKAVEAVMEVARTGKVGDGKIFVYPVENAIRIRTGETGDKAI is encoded by the coding sequence ATGAAGAAGCTGGAAATAATTACAAGACCGTTCAAAATCGATGAAATCAAGGATGCATTGACCAATATGGGCATCAAGGGCATGACCTTGATTGAAGTCAAAGGTTTTGGCAGACAGCACGGACACAAGGAGGTTTACCGTGGAGCAGAATATCAGGTGGATTTTTTGTCCAAGGTAAAGATGGAAATTATTATTGACGATGATCTGGTTGACAAGGCTGTAGAAGCTGTAATGGAAGTGGCCAGAACTGGAAAGGTTGGAGACGGAAAGATATTTGTCTATCCTGTTGAGAATGCCATCCGCATCCGTACCGGTGAAACAGGCGATAAGGCCATTTAA
- a CDS encoding HD domain-containing protein: MTPHSPQTFLAHRSDSLLSLPGQGRSAAKQLTRITDQYFIHSFAQTSIAQFKKIFVVAVGSYGRSELCLKSDIDVVIIANDLSEADQARIASQIFHPLWDHGLDVGHAFRDIKDCLSLANKDYTVMTSLLDSRFICGDREYFSHYLEQVNNCIEASHQKLMEHLIASRMHRSNIDTADSYMEPDIKEDPGGFRDYNIIGWLKKLSKIRHAGSTSLESSDSTAFNITPAMDFLFDVRNVLHSLSKRKNNRLHLDLQPEVAAILGYKGSSRSSGTEIFLGHLFDCLSQVRQALHFYSEKAQLSLPNQCVQAIQFIPERSTGNQCMVQVTSSVEVNRNWEDPETSNELSQQVKLFNDKLYFEQNDLIVKQRDSGLDLKLVKLIFETMSTTGVEISTHALLFMKQIARSSCRHDDFLAGLRSLFLYLLFGPRPGQCLKAMRQCGFLELLVPELEEKWYFVQFDGVHTYPLGEHTMHCLDLIAGNNSNSGFMPEHLNLCKDDHELRLAALLHDIGKGARDHSQAGADMALRIMVRFDIDQLTADIVACLIKNHLLMAKTALKRDIDEEDVVAEFARKMGNQERLRQLTMLSYADSKATGPRVWNSWQQNLLRKLYFKAQRMFSRTILAGHHAGHRMAVARDRIRSHPDYSQSWEKLMDSMPSRYLLKVPVKEVIKHTRLVERFQKFENEQDKALNVILLTEKGPIGDSQYWNLILISKNQTGLLSKVAGCLSMNQIEIYSAGLFTWDNGIAVDMFKVSPPRDPLYARQTWQEVRRDLSDLMSSRKNAADFCMRASKSAPAGSRFRINLDNESSDFYSIVEIITPRHPCLTWQLSQCLANLNLDICFSVISTHMDQASHVFYLRTDRGEKLFGNTREVVKMVHAAVRELFPANK, encoded by the coding sequence ATGACCCCTCATTCACCGCAGACCTTTCTTGCCCATAGAAGCGACTCCCTGCTTTCCCTCCCGGGGCAGGGAAGGTCTGCGGCAAAACAACTTACCCGAATCACTGATCAGTATTTTATTCACAGTTTTGCTCAGACATCCATTGCTCAGTTTAAGAAAATATTCGTGGTTGCAGTAGGCAGCTATGGAAGATCAGAGCTATGTCTGAAGTCAGATATTGATGTAGTCATTATTGCAAACGACCTGTCAGAAGCTGATCAGGCCAGGATTGCGTCTCAGATCTTTCATCCTTTGTGGGACCATGGACTTGATGTGGGGCATGCTTTTCGAGATATTAAAGATTGCCTGAGTCTGGCAAATAAAGATTATACTGTCATGACCTCTTTGCTGGACTCCAGATTTATTTGCGGTGACCGTGAATATTTCAGCCATTATCTTGAACAGGTGAATAATTGTATAGAGGCAAGCCATCAAAAGCTCATGGAGCATCTCATAGCTTCGAGAATGCACAGGAGCAACATTGATACAGCCGACAGCTATATGGAGCCGGACATCAAGGAAGACCCTGGGGGATTTCGTGATTACAATATAATAGGCTGGCTGAAAAAGCTTAGTAAGATCCGGCATGCTGGAAGTACTTCATTGGAAAGTTCAGACAGCACTGCCTTTAACATTACTCCGGCAATGGATTTTCTATTTGATGTAAGAAATGTGCTGCATTCGTTGAGTAAAAGGAAAAATAATCGCCTGCATCTTGATCTGCAGCCCGAGGTAGCAGCTATATTGGGGTACAAAGGATCATCTCGAAGCTCGGGCACGGAAATATTTCTTGGACATCTTTTTGACTGTCTGAGTCAGGTGCGACAGGCTCTGCATTTTTATAGTGAAAAAGCTCAGCTGAGCCTTCCCAATCAATGCGTGCAGGCAATACAGTTCATCCCTGAAAGATCAACTGGTAATCAGTGCATGGTCCAGGTGACATCATCTGTTGAAGTAAACCGGAATTGGGAAGATCCTGAAACGTCTAATGAGCTTTCTCAGCAAGTTAAATTGTTTAATGATAAGTTATATTTTGAACAAAATGACTTAATTGTAAAACAAAGGGATTCCGGTCTTGATCTAAAGTTAGTGAAGCTGATTTTTGAGACTATGTCCACCACCGGCGTAGAAATATCCACGCACGCACTTTTATTCATGAAACAAATTGCCAGGTCGAGCTGCAGACACGATGACTTCCTTGCCGGTCTGCGCTCACTTTTTTTATATTTGTTATTCGGTCCAAGACCTGGACAATGCCTGAAAGCCATGCGCCAGTGTGGTTTTTTAGAACTCCTTGTGCCGGAACTGGAAGAGAAGTGGTATTTTGTGCAATTTGACGGAGTGCATACTTATCCTCTCGGAGAACATACCATGCACTGCCTGGACCTCATTGCTGGAAATAATTCAAACAGCGGATTTATGCCGGAGCATCTGAACTTATGTAAGGATGACCATGAACTCCGGCTGGCCGCACTTCTTCATGATATAGGAAAAGGTGCAAGGGATCACAGTCAGGCAGGTGCGGACATGGCTCTGCGTATTATGGTGAGGTTTGACATAGACCAGCTGACTGCGGACATAGTTGCCTGTCTTATAAAAAACCATCTGCTCATGGCCAAAACCGCGCTAAAAAGGGACATTGACGAGGAAGACGTGGTGGCTGAATTTGCCAGGAAAATGGGCAATCAGGAAAGGCTTAGGCAGCTGACAATGCTTAGCTATGCTGACTCTAAAGCAACCGGGCCAAGGGTCTGGAATTCATGGCAACAAAACCTGCTGCGCAAGCTTTATTTTAAGGCGCAAAGGATGTTCTCGAGAACAATTCTTGCCGGACATCATGCCGGGCACAGGATGGCAGTGGCGCGTGACAGGATAAGATCACATCCTGATTACTCTCAAAGCTGGGAAAAACTCATGGACAGCATGCCCAGCCGCTACCTGCTCAAAGTTCCTGTTAAAGAAGTAATCAAGCATACCCGCCTGGTTGAAAGGTTTCAAAAGTTCGAGAATGAACAGGACAAAGCATTGAATGTTATTCTGCTCACTGAAAAGGGGCCCATTGGTGACAGTCAGTATTGGAACCTGATACTAATTTCTAAAAATCAGACTGGCCTTTTAAGTAAGGTTGCCGGTTGTCTGAGCATGAATCAGATAGAGATATATTCAGCCGGGCTTTTTACCTGGGATAATGGAATAGCCGTAGATATGTTCAAGGTGAGTCCACCCAGGGACCCCCTTTATGCAAGACAGACCTGGCAGGAAGTCCGCAGAGACCTGAGTGATCTCATGAGCAGCAGAAAGAATGCGGCCGATTTCTGCATGAGGGCATCTAAGTCTGCACCGGCAGGTTCGCGTTTCAGGATCAACTTAGATAATGAATCTTCAGATTTTTACAGCATTGTAGAAATCATTACGCCACGTCACCCTTGTTTGACATGGCAGCTGAGTCAGTGTCTTGCAAATTTAAATCTGGATATATGCTTTTCAGTAATATCAACGCACATGGATCAGGCCTCTCATGTCTTTTACCTGCGCACTGACAGAGGGGAAAAATTATTTGGCAATACCAGAGAAGTTGTTAAAATGGTGCATGCTGCTGTCCGCGAGTTATTTCCTGCAAATAAGTAA
- a CDS encoding glutamine synthetase family protein, whose amino-acid sequence MADFPVFNCKNTDDVIKAVKEYNVSFIQFWFVDVLGTLKSFQITPSELEGAFEEGMGFDGSSIQGFSRIHESDMVAFPDPTTFQMLSFRPSDKPVARMFCDIKNPDGTPYEGDSRYVLKRALAKAAEKGYNMFVGPELEFFLFEDSTAPKILDVGGYFDAPPLDLANDIRRDIIFALEKMGIDVEYSHHEVAPSQHEIDLRYQEALKMADNAITYRVIVKEIARKHGCYATFMPKPLFGENGSGMHVHQSLFKNGKNVFFDPKGDYNLSLEGKQYIAGLLTHAKELTAICNQWINSYKRLVPGYEAPVYVAWARRNRSSLVRVPMYKPGKEAATRVELRSPDPACNLYLAFASMLAAGLKGIEGGYELPNPVEEDIFEMNTEEREKYGIESLPGSLFEAVTELSQSSVIKEALGDHIFNKFIDNKKIEWDNYRIQITEYEIKKYLPVL is encoded by the coding sequence ATGGCAGACTTTCCAGTATTTAATTGTAAGAACACCGACGATGTTATCAAGGCAGTCAAAGAGTATAATGTTAGCTTTATTCAGTTCTGGTTTGTTGATGTACTTGGAACCCTCAAGAGCTTTCAGATCACCCCGAGTGAACTAGAAGGAGCCTTTGAAGAAGGCATGGGTTTTGATGGTTCATCCATCCAGGGTTTTTCCAGAATCCATGAAAGCGATATGGTTGCTTTTCCAGATCCCACTACTTTTCAGATGCTGTCATTCAGGCCTTCAGATAAACCAGTAGCAAGAATGTTCTGCGATATCAAGAATCCAGACGGCACCCCATATGAAGGCGACAGTCGATATGTACTAAAGAGAGCTTTGGCCAAGGCTGCTGAAAAAGGCTATAATATGTTTGTTGGTCCTGAGCTTGAATTCTTCCTTTTTGAAGATTCAACTGCGCCAAAAATTCTTGATGTAGGTGGGTATTTTGATGCACCACCTCTTGATCTTGCCAACGATATTCGTCGGGATATTATTTTTGCTCTGGAAAAGATGGGTATTGATGTTGAATACAGTCATCACGAGGTTGCACCGAGCCAGCATGAAATTGACCTGCGCTACCAGGAAGCTTTGAAAATGGCTGATAACGCCATAACTTACAGGGTTATTGTTAAAGAGATTGCCCGTAAACATGGATGCTACGCCACTTTCATGCCCAAGCCTTTGTTTGGCGAAAACGGCAGTGGAATGCATGTGCATCAGTCCCTTTTCAAAAATGGCAAAAACGTGTTTTTTGATCCCAAGGGTGACTACAATCTGAGTCTCGAAGGTAAGCAGTATATTGCCGGTCTTTTAACTCACGCAAAAGAATTGACAGCAATATGTAACCAGTGGATCAACTCATACAAACGTCTTGTGCCAGGATATGAAGCACCTGTTTATGTAGCCTGGGCTAGAAGAAACCGCTCATCTCTCGTCAGGGTGCCCATGTACAAGCCTGGTAAGGAAGCAGCTACAAGGGTTGAGCTCAGGTCTCCGGATCCAGCATGCAACCTGTACCTGGCCTTTGCCAGCATGCTCGCTGCTGGTCTTAAGGGAATTGAGGGCGGTTATGAACTCCCCAATCCGGTGGAAGAAGATATCTTTGAAATGAATACTGAAGAAAGAGAAAAATACGGCATTGAAAGCCTGCCTGGAAGTCTTTTTGAGGCGGTTACAGAATTGTCACAGAGTTCAGTTATAAAAGAGGCCCTTGGTGATCATATATTCAATAAGTTTATTGATAACAAAAAGATCGAGTGGGATAACTACAGAATTCAGATTACTGAGTATGAAATTAAGAAGTACCTCCCAGTGCTTTAA
- a CDS encoding CoA activase, whose amino-acid sequence MNKSTETSSFKERLTANVGQFDLSGKTLLIPDMAPFGSRLLAAGFRAYGVPAKVMETYTGLALGKEYTSGKECFPCQVTLGDVLHFLQNEKDRLGNAFNPENYVYFMPEADGPCRFGMYNKLHRLVLDKFPEFENVAITYLSTADGYQSSMILPPEKSKLFRRLAYVATIIADVMDRTVWRVRPYEKVPGSTDEFMEQALIRMERAIEGIAETRNFKTLYSLLSEIVAEAKELMDTNKPRKPRIGIIGEIYLRTHPRSNQDIIKEIEANGGEVVDASLGEWINFVTYSNLRETRRSWVNSWKNLDISGMFDASRKWIDSKIEIQYQLWRQNQVYSQAFKHLDIQGDHSISLLEERLDKDRLFNFDIGTEAAISIGGALEYVHENFHGVVNVFPFTCMPSVICSSILKPMLLEKKVPYLDAPYDGSIQPNRDIAIRTFMYQAAQRQLRHSKQD is encoded by the coding sequence ATGAATAAATCAACTGAAACCTCCTCATTTAAGGAAAGACTGACTGCCAATGTAGGGCAGTTTGACCTCTCTGGCAAAACTCTTTTGATCCCTGATATGGCCCCGTTTGGGTCCAGACTTCTCGCTGCAGGATTCCGGGCTTACGGAGTGCCTGCCAAGGTAATGGAAACCTATACCGGACTTGCTCTTGGTAAAGAGTACACATCTGGTAAGGAGTGTTTCCCATGTCAGGTTACCCTGGGAGATGTTCTGCACTTTCTGCAAAACGAAAAGGACAGATTGGGAAACGCATTCAATCCGGAAAACTATGTATATTTCATGCCTGAGGCTGATGGCCCATGCCGATTCGGCATGTATAACAAACTGCACCGTTTAGTGCTGGATAAATTCCCTGAATTTGAAAATGTTGCCATCACTTACCTTTCCACAGCAGATGGTTATCAGTCCTCAATGATTCTTCCTCCTGAAAAATCCAAACTCTTCAGACGTCTGGCTTATGTAGCAACCATTATCGCTGATGTTATGGACAGAACTGTCTGGAGGGTAAGACCATATGAAAAGGTGCCGGGTTCCACAGATGAGTTCATGGAGCAGGCTCTTATCAGAATGGAAAGGGCCATTGAGGGGATTGCTGAAACCAGAAACTTTAAGACTCTTTACTCATTGCTGTCGGAAATAGTGGCCGAGGCAAAAGAGCTTATGGATACAAACAAGCCTCGAAAGCCACGGATAGGCATTATTGGAGAAATTTACCTGCGAACCCATCCCAGGTCCAACCAGGACATCATTAAGGAAATTGAAGCCAATGGCGGTGAGGTAGTAGATGCTTCTCTTGGAGAGTGGATCAACTTTGTAACTTATTCTAATTTGCGCGAGACCAGGAGGTCATGGGTAAATTCATGGAAAAATTTAGATATTTCCGGAATGTTTGATGCTTCAAGGAAGTGGATTGACAGCAAAATCGAAATACAATACCAGCTGTGGCGTCAAAATCAGGTATACAGCCAGGCTTTCAAACATCTTGATATTCAGGGCGATCACTCCATAAGTCTTCTCGAAGAAAGGCTGGACAAGGACAGACTTTTTAATTTTGATATTGGAACCGAGGCTGCCATCAGCATTGGCGGAGCATTGGAATATGTTCATGAGAATTTTCATGGCGTAGTCAATGTATTTCCATTTACCTGCATGCCCAGTGTAATTTGTTCATCCATACTCAAACCCATGCTCTTGGAAAAAAAGGTCCCCTACCTTGACGCGCCCTATGATGGATCCATTCAGCCCAACCGCGACATAGCCATTAGAACCTTCATGTACCAGGCTGCCCAGCGTCAGCTTAGACACAGCAAACAGGACTAA
- a CDS encoding acyl-CoA dehydratase activase, with the protein MKLHVGVDIGSVSVNCAVLDQQGQVIHEAPYKRHFGLIIEETSATLENIFKAFTVSDIKSVSFTGSQGQSISKMLDAPFEVETISQVLGTTQAMPGVRTIIAIGGQDAALFQLEYNKFDEWYLEAFNLNSPCASGTGSFIDQQAERLAFAMYGGNFEMDEKKLQGVLEDFIKLGLDSTYPAPVACRCTVFTKSDMIHLQNKGESLSNIIAGLHHGTAANYLSTIVSNRKLHAPMAFIGGMASNELQVRAFQKYYPELEVPPRHASLGAIGAALQSIKQNHSNSVDLAKLCEAGTGTGYQFPRARKLDLKLSSFNPDNSLDPVKHSGEARIPAFLGLDIGSTSTKYCLVDTKSGIIHKQYVATKGKPIEVAKQLINTLEQEMGAVVDLKAVATTGSGRNVVGDFIDADLVIDEITAHAKGAVAVDSSIDTIFEIGGQDSKYISIKDSYPVDFVMNKICAAGTGSFLHELANKMKINIVGEFQDIALAAEDPINLAERCTVFMESDLVGYAQKGAKRNDLIAGLCFAIVRNYLHRVVENRPIGNKIMFLGGPSLNKGIVAAFERVVNKPIIVPKHREVMGAFGAALTVMDMYNHGDIQPRTRSLTELAKTEVTFKESICRAEKNCHNECKLKIYRFGQRKSIWGGDCGRYESTSGQQAITGNFFLERKKIFDSFLPMDFIVVNEKDKKPVPGKPTIAIPMALHSLEWGVLWAGIFSNLGYNIRLSPPTSQATASAGVESMTAETCFPVKIFHGHVKRLLDLEYDYLFLPNPINIPTPVDDDGERGLFCPMVESSQYMVKAALKIPDNKIIRPNMFLREGPDSVAQSLSDSLPANLNPGKTRLKEAVHIAWQKQMDFKSALKTKGREILKVLDPNRPVWVVTGRPYNLYDERLNLRIGQQLAKLGISALPMDFVDHENIDLSDFPRMYWGLGGRILRVAKLIADTPGWFAVHMTNFSCGPDSFIEHFYEHILKHKPPLILELDEHSAVAGVITRIEAYDNVVKNIIKDLKQTSGKA; encoded by the coding sequence ATGAAACTTCATGTGGGAGTTGATATAGGTTCAGTCAGTGTTAATTGTGCTGTTCTGGACCAGCAGGGGCAGGTAATCCATGAAGCCCCTTATAAACGTCATTTTGGCCTTATCATTGAAGAGACCTCAGCTACTCTGGAGAACATTTTCAAGGCTTTCACTGTCAGCGATATCAAGTCAGTTTCCTTTACAGGAAGTCAGGGCCAAAGTATTAGCAAAATGCTTGATGCACCCTTTGAGGTTGAAACCATATCCCAGGTGCTGGGTACAACCCAGGCCATGCCCGGTGTCAGGACCATCATTGCTATAGGCGGTCAGGATGCAGCCCTTTTTCAACTGGAATACAATAAATTTGATGAATGGTATCTTGAGGCTTTTAATTTGAACAGCCCATGCGCCTCAGGCACAGGTTCGTTTATCGATCAGCAGGCTGAAAGGCTTGCTTTTGCCATGTACGGCGGCAACTTTGAAATGGATGAAAAAAAGTTGCAGGGCGTTCTTGAAGATTTCATCAAGCTGGGCCTTGACAGCACATACCCTGCTCCTGTGGCCTGCAGATGCACAGTCTTCACCAAGTCAGACATGATTCACCTTCAAAATAAAGGTGAAAGTCTGAGCAATATCATTGCCGGTCTGCACCACGGCACTGCAGCCAACTATCTCAGCACTATTGTCTCCAACCGCAAACTGCACGCTCCCATGGCCTTTATTGGCGGCATGGCTTCCAACGAACTGCAGGTCCGGGCATTTCAAAAATACTATCCTGAGCTTGAAGTCCCTCCTCGTCACGCTTCCCTTGGAGCCATAGGTGCAGCTCTGCAGTCCATCAAGCAGAATCACTCCAACAGTGTGGACCTTGCAAAACTTTGTGAAGCTGGCACAGGTACAGGGTATCAGTTTCCCAGAGCCAGGAAGCTTGACCTGAAACTTTCCTCGTTCAACCCCGACAACAGCTTAGACCCTGTAAAACATTCCGGTGAAGCAAGAATCCCTGCCTTTCTGGGCCTGGATATCGGTTCTACTTCTACTAAATATTGTCTTGTGGACACAAAGTCAGGCATCATTCACAAACAGTATGTAGCCACCAAGGGCAAACCCATTGAAGTGGCCAAACAACTGATCAATACTCTTGAACAGGAAATGGGAGCTGTAGTGGACCTTAAGGCTGTTGCCACTACCGGATCAGGACGAAATGTGGTGGGTGACTTTATTGATGCTGATCTGGTCATTGATGAAATTACCGCTCATGCTAAAGGTGCTGTAGCCGTGGATTCCAGCATTGATACTATTTTTGAGATTGGCGGTCAGGACTCCAAATACATATCCATCAAGGACTCTTATCCTGTGGATTTTGTAATGAATAAAATATGCGCAGCAGGCACAGGCAGCTTCCTTCATGAACTGGCCAACAAGATGAAAATCAATATAGTGGGTGAATTCCAGGACATTGCCTTAGCTGCAGAGGACCCCATCAACCTTGCTGAAAGATGCACTGTGTTCATGGAGTCTGATCTTGTGGGCTATGCCCAGAAAGGAGCAAAACGCAACGACTTGATTGCGGGATTGTGCTTTGCCATAGTTCGCAATTATCTGCACAGGGTTGTGGAAAACCGGCCTATTGGCAATAAAATTATGTTTCTTGGCGGTCCTTCACTGAACAAGGGTATTGTGGCAGCTTTTGAAAGGGTGGTAAACAAGCCCATTATAGTTCCCAAACATAGAGAGGTCATGGGAGCATTTGGGGCAGCACTGACTGTGATGGACATGTATAATCATGGTGACATTCAACCCAGAACAAGATCTTTGACAGAATTGGCAAAAACTGAAGTAACTTTCAAGGAATCCATATGCCGGGCAGAAAAAAACTGCCATAATGAATGCAAGCTTAAAATTTATCGCTTTGGCCAGCGCAAAAGTATCTGGGGAGGAGATTGCGGCAGATATGAAAGTACCTCAGGTCAACAGGCCATCACAGGGAATTTTTTTCTTGAGCGTAAAAAAATATTTGATTCATTTCTGCCCATGGATTTTATCGTGGTCAATGAAAAGGATAAAAAGCCTGTTCCAGGTAAGCCAACCATTGCAATACCCATGGCTCTGCATTCTCTGGAGTGGGGAGTGCTATGGGCCGGAATATTTTCTAATCTCGGCTATAACATCAGACTGTCTCCACCCACCAGCCAGGCTACTGCTTCAGCCGGAGTTGAGTCCATGACAGCTGAAACATGCTTTCCAGTCAAAATTTTTCATGGACATGTTAAAAGGCTGTTGGATCTGGAATATGACTATCTTTTTCTGCCTAACCCCATTAACATCCCTACTCCTGTTGATGATGACGGTGAGAGAGGGCTTTTCTGCCCCATGGTGGAGAGCTCCCAATACATGGTCAAGGCAGCTCTCAAAATTCCTGACAACAAGATCATCAGGCCCAATATGTTTTTGCGCGAAGGTCCGGACAGTGTAGCTCAAAGCCTGTCAGACAGCCTTCCTGCAAATCTGAATCCTGGGAAAACCAGGCTCAAAGAAGCTGTCCATATAGCCTGGCAAAAACAGATGGATTTCAAATCCGCCCTCAAGACAAAGGGCCGGGAGATTCTGAAAGTTCTGGATCCCAACAGACCGGTCTGGGTTGTTACCGGCCGCCCATATAACCTCTATGATGAAAGGCTCAATCTGCGTATCGGCCAGCAGCTGGCCAAGCTGGGCATCAGTGCTCTGCCCATGGATTTTGTCGATCACGAAAACATCGACCTCTCAGATTTTCCAAGAATGTATTGGGGGCTGGGAGGACGCATTTTGCGCGTGGCCAAGCTGATTGCTGACACCCCTGGCTGGTTTGCTGTGCATATGACAAACTTTTCATGCGGTCCTGACTCTTTTATCGAGCATTTTTACGAACATATTCTCAAACACAAGCCACCACTTATCCTTGAGCTGGATGAACACAGCGCTGTGGCCGGTGTAATAACCCGCATTGAAGCCTATGACAACGTAGTCAAAAACATTATCAAGGACTTGAAGCAGACATCAGGTAAGGCTTAA
- a CDS encoding class I SAM-dependent methyltransferase — translation MFESDKFALQYDHWFETEAGKFAFQQEKRLIQHLVSSWPRRKQSLLDIGCGTGVFLELFYESGFDVYGIDASANMLSRAREKMGNKADLHLGRAQYLPFDDNEFDFSAIITVLEFCEDPKQVLREALRVTKKGMLVCTLNKNSLYYFSKKVLRMGSSSVMAQANWFTFRELKAMLLETVGNKPAFSRSVLPGTKSMWKDKCILNIINETFWPPFAGSFIGTRVELLDNKPLKTPLLALEKQARA, via the coding sequence ATGTTTGAATCAGATAAATTTGCGCTTCAATATGATCACTGGTTTGAAACTGAGGCTGGAAAATTTGCCTTCCAACAGGAAAAACGGCTTATACAACACCTGGTTTCATCGTGGCCTAGACGTAAACAGTCTTTACTGGATATTGGCTGCGGCACTGGTGTGTTTTTAGAGCTTTTTTATGAATCAGGCTTTGATGTTTATGGTATTGATGCCTCTGCCAATATGCTCTCCAGAGCGAGAGAAAAAATGGGCAACAAGGCAGACCTGCATCTTGGCAGAGCACAATACCTTCCTTTTGATGACAATGAATTTGATTTCTCGGCCATCATTACAGTACTGGAATTTTGTGAAGATCCTAAACAGGTTCTTCGCGAAGCACTGCGAGTTACTAAAAAAGGGATGCTGGTCTGCACTCTGAACAAAAATTCTCTTTACTACTTCAGCAAAAAAGTACTGCGCATGGGATCATCAAGTGTAATGGCCCAAGCCAACTGGTTCACTTTCAGGGAATTAAAAGCCATGCTCCTGGAAACTGTTGGCAATAAACCTGCTTTTTCCAGATCAGTTTTGCCTGGAACCAAATCCATGTGGAAGGACAAATGTATTCTGAACATCATCAATGAGACATTCTGGCCACCCTTTGCAGGCTCATTCATCGGAACAAGGGTTGAACTTCTTGACAACAAACCACTTAAAACGCCCTTGCTTGCCCTGGAAAAACAGGCAAGGGCCTGA